The Synchiropus splendidus isolate RoL2022-P1 chromosome 1, RoL_Sspl_1.0, whole genome shotgun sequence genome includes a window with the following:
- the sst1.2 gene encoding somatostatin 1.2: MKPVLSLLLLLALVWSGPVTAQSDRDLDRDLDRDLELRERRLLLSQEWSKRAVEDLLDHMALPQQRESQVSMATGGKRNLERSVDPPNNLPPRERKAGCKNFYWKGFTSC; the protein is encoded by the exons atgaAGCCCGTTCTGTCCCTCCTGCTTCTGCTGGCGCTGGTGTGGAGCGGCCCGGTCACCGCGCAGTCGGACCGGGACCTGGACCGGGACCTGGACCGGGACCTGGAGCTGCGTGAGCGCCGGCTGCTGCTCTCCCAG GAGTGGAGCAAGCGTGCGGTGGAGGACCTGCTGGACCACATGGCCCTGCCACAGCAGAGGGAGTCCcaggtctccatggcaaccggAGGGAAGAGGAACCTGGAGCGCTCCGTCGACCCGCCCAACAACCTGCCGCCGCGCGAGCGGAAGGCCGGCTGCAAGAACTTCTACTGGAAGGGATTCACTTCCTGCTAG